GTAGGAGTAACAAGTTCCACCTACGCGGTGAACGGTGTAGTTTCACCTACGCGGTGAATTTCTTATCAGTCTGTTGTCTCTGGTCTTGCTTTTCGTTATATAGCTTTCTTTCTCTCCGGTATGCACCTTATAGCACGATGTCGGATCCCAGCCGGTAATTCCTTTTTCGTAATCAAAGGGAATGGCAGGGCAACCGCCACGGCAAAGCGGCATGTACTCGCATTTGTGACACTCAGGCATATTATTGATCTTTTTTTCGCGCCGTGAGCGCAGTTCGTTCATTTCTTTGCTATTATGCCATATGTCGTAGAGTGACTGCTCTTTAATATTTCCTGTTTTGTATTCCCATAGGCGGCTGCAGGGGATGACCCATCCATCCGGCCGAACAGAACAATCTTCGATCCCGCCGTTACAGCTGGTCATATAACATTTTTCAGGGTCATAGTTTTTTACACTGTATTCTTTGAATGTGCGCATAAACGATTCTTCATTTATGAGAGGTCCGCTGATATAATTTCCGTACTTCTCTTTTAGACTTTTTACTGTTTCAAGAAGCTCTTGTTCCTGTTTTGGTGAGATTATCAAAGTGTTTATGTGATTGCGACAATATCCTACCGGCAGAAAACTTGTAAAATTGCAGGAGTGAACACCGAGTTTTTTTCCGAGTTTGATTATGTTTTCCATGTCGTCAATATTGTGCGTTGTTATACAAGAGAAGGTGATCGTCGGTACGTTATGCTCTAATAAGTTTTTGATGCCGCGTGTTGCTTTATCAAAAGATCCCGCCGGCCTGATCTTTTCGTGTGTTTCCGGGCACGAGCCGTCAATGCTGACTTGCACTGTTTCAATACGTTTATACCGGGAAAGA
This window of the Candidatus Ancaeobacter aquaticus genome carries:
- a CDS encoding radical SAM protein → MKILSAPKKVSLEITNLCNLNCKHCNVADTKNAPGDLTTEEWKNFIDECARLKVFRFIMSGGEPFMRPDIRELIDHIFSYHFRLHINTNGTLIDKYMANYLSRYKRIETVQVSIDGSCPETHEKIRPAGSFDKATRGIKNLLEHNVPTITFSCITTHNIDDMENIIKLGKKLGVHSCNFTSFLPVGYCRNHINTLIISPKQEQELLETVKSLKEKYGNYISGPLINEESFMRTFKEYSVKNYDPEKCYMTSCNGGIEDCSVRPDGWVIPCSRLWEYKTGNIKEQSLYDIWHNSKEMNELRSRREKKINNMPECHKCEYMPLCRGGCPAIPFDYEKGITGWDPTSCYKVHTGEKESYITKSKTRDNRLIRNSPRR